Proteins encoded together in one Cervus canadensis isolate Bull #8, Minnesota chromosome 7, ASM1932006v1, whole genome shotgun sequence window:
- the TSC22D2 gene encoding TSC22 domain family protein 2 isoform X3, with protein sequence MSKMPAKKKSCFQITSVTTAQVATSITEDTESLDDPDESRTEDVSSEIFDVSRATDYGPEEVCERSSSEETLNNVGDAETPGTVSPNLLLDGQLAAATAAPANGGGAVSARSVAGVLPSTVSPASTSVPSSGAPGAPPVTGPSATPGAAASSQPPTTCSSRFRVIKLDHGSGEPYRRGRWTCMEYYERDSDSSVLTRSGDCIRHSNTFDQTAERDSGLGATGGSVVVVVASMPGAHGPDSGTDSSLTAVSQLPPSEKMSQPAPAPPQSFGVGQPQPPPPPVGGAVAPSSASLPLFPGAAAVPPQRLAAPPPSQAQGAGPPGPNGQGLPLTNVTLAQPGLAVGAATAPPPQQFAYPQPPMPPGHLLPVPPAGQSEYLQPHVAGLQPPSPAQPSSAGAAAGLPAGTGQNAASAGAQMMGAPSLPGEAVAPGPGPAPGQPAGVPPAAVGGTAPSGLVPAGVGQPQAAPPPQMGGSGAPSVVPGGPLAVVPGVANVPAAAPAPSVPSVSTTSVTMPNVPAPLGQAPQLCSQPPVSRSGSSIQHVGLPLAPGTASAPTSLPQSDLSQFQTQTQPLVGQVDDTRRKSEPLPQPPLSLIAENKPVVKPPVADALANPLQLTPMNSLATSVFSIAIPVDGDEDRNPSTAFYQAFHLNTVQESKNLWDRSIPSGSVVKNLPAKAGDAGLIAGLEDCLEKEMATTPVFLPGKSHG encoded by the coding sequence ATGTCCAAGATGCCGGCCAAGAAGAAGAGCTGCTTCCAGATCACCAGTGTCACCACGGCCCAGGTGGCTACTAGCATCACCGAGGACACCGAAAGCCTGGACGACCCGGATGAGTCACGCACAGAGGACGTTTCTTCCGAGATATTCGACGTTTCTCGGGCCACGGATTACGGCCCCGAGGAGGTCTGCGAGCGCAGCTCCTCCGAAGAGACGCTCAACAATGTTGGGGATGCGGAGACTCCCGGGACCGTCTCCCCCAACCTCCTCCTGGACGGACAGCTGGCGGCCGCGACAGCCGCTCCGGCCAACGGAGGAGGAGCCGTTTCGGCCCGGAGCGTGGCCGGGGTGCTGCCCAGCACCGTGTCGCCGGCCTCCACCTCAGTCCCCTCCTCAGGGGCCCCCGGCGCTCCCCCGGTCACGGGCCCGTCCGCCACGCCAGGAGCTGCCGCCTCATCACAGCCCCCCACCACTTGTAGTTCGCGTTTTCGCGTGATCAAGCTGGACCACGGCAGCGGGGAGCCTTACAGACGCGGCCGATGGACGTGCATGGAATACTATGAGCGGGATTCCGATAGCAGCGTCCTGACCCGGTCCGGGGATTGCATTAGGCACAGCAATACTTTTGACCAGACTGCGGAGCGGGACAGCGGCCTGGGCGCCACCGGAGGgtcggtggtggtggtggtggcctcCATGCCGGGCGCGCACGGGCCCGACTCGGGAACTGACAGCTCCTTGACTGCTGTGTCACAGCTACCCCCGTCGGAGAAAATGAGCCaacccgccccggccccgccgcaGAGTTTTGGCGTTGGGCAGCCGCAGCCGCCGCCTCCGCCCGTAGGTGGGGCTGTGGCTCCAAGTTCGGCTTCGTTGCCGCTGTTCCCGGGAGCCGCGGCCGTGCCGCCGCAGAGGTTGGCAGCCCCGCCGCCCAGCCAGGCCCAGGGCGCCGGGCCCCCGGGGCCCAACGGACAGGGCCTGCCGCTGACGAATGTAACCCTGGCGCAGCCCGGCCTGGCCGTGGGCGCTGCCACCGCGCCCCCGCCCCAGCAGTTCGCGTATCCTCAGCCTCCGATGCCGCCGGGCCATCTGCTGCCTGTCCCGCCCGCCGGCCAGAGTGAGTACCTGCAGCCGCACGTGGCCGGCCTGCAGCCGCCCAGCCCTGCGCAGCCCTCTTCCGCGGGCGCAGCAGCGGGTCTCCCCGCGGGCACCGGCCAGAACGCCGCCTCCGCTGGCGCGCAGATGATGGGTGCGCCCTCCTTGCCCGGAGAAGCGGTGGCCCCTGGGCCGGGCCCCGCGCCCGGTCAGCCGGCCGGAGTGCCCCCGGCTGCAGTGGGAGGCACGGCGCCGTCGGGCCTGGTTCCCGCTGGGGTCGGGCAGCCGCAGGCCGCGCCTCCGCCGCAGATGGGTGGCAGCGGCGCGCCGTCGGTCGTGCCCGGCGGCCCTCTCGCCGTGGTGCCCGGAGTTGCCAACGTGCCTGCAGCCGCGCCCGCTCCCAGCGTGCCTAGTGTGTCGACCACTTCTGTTACTATGCCAAATGTCCCCGCGCCCCTGGGCCAGGCGCCGCAGCTTTGCAGCCAGCCTCCGGTCAGCAGGAGCGGCAGCAGCATCCAGCACGTGGGGCTGCCCTTAGCGCCCGGCACAGCCAGTGCCCCGACGAGTCTACCGCAGTCTGACCTGAGCCAGTTTCAGACTCAGACCCAGCCTTTAGTCGGGCAAGTTGACGATACTAGAAGAAAATCAGAACCCCTACCTCAACCACCACTTTCTCTCATTGCTGAAAATAAGCCTGTTGTGAAGCCTCCTGTTGCAGATGCCCTGGCAAACCCCCTTCAGTTAACACCTATGAACAGTCTCGCCACCTCTGTATTCAGCATAGCTATTCCTGTTGATGGTGATGAAGACAG
- the TSC22D2 gene encoding TSC22 domain family protein 2 isoform X4, with product MSKMPAKKKSCFQITSVTTAQVATSITEDTESLDDPDESRTEDVSSEIFDVSRATDYGPEEVCERSSSEETLNNVGDAETPGTVSPNLLLDGQLAAATAAPANGGGAVSARSVAGVLPSTVSPASTSVPSSGAPGAPPVTGPSATPGAAASSQPPTTCSSRFRVIKLDHGSGEPYRRGRWTCMEYYERDSDSSVLTRSGDCIRHSNTFDQTAERDSGLGATGGSVVVVVASMPGAHGPDSGTDSSLTAVSQLPPSEKMSQPAPAPPQSFGVGQPQPPPPPVGGAVAPSSASLPLFPGAAAVPPQRLAAPPPSQAQGAGPPGPNGQGLPLTNVTLAQPGLAVGAATAPPPQQFAYPQPPMPPGHLLPVPPAGQSEYLQPHVAGLQPPSPAQPSSAGAAAGLPAGTGQNAASAGAQMMGAPSLPGEAVAPGPGPAPGQPAGVPPAAVGGTAPSGLVPAGVGQPQAAPPPQMGGSGAPSVVPGGPLAVVPGVANVPAAAPAPSVPSVSTTSVTMPNVPAPLGQAPQLCSQPPVSRSGSSIQHVGLPLAPGTASAPTSLPQSDLSQFQTQTQPLVGQVDDTRRKSEPLPQPPLSLIAENKPVVKPPVADALANPLQLTPMNSLATSVFSIAIPVDGDEDRNPSTAFYQAFHLNTVQESKNLWDRS from the coding sequence ATGTCCAAGATGCCGGCCAAGAAGAAGAGCTGCTTCCAGATCACCAGTGTCACCACGGCCCAGGTGGCTACTAGCATCACCGAGGACACCGAAAGCCTGGACGACCCGGATGAGTCACGCACAGAGGACGTTTCTTCCGAGATATTCGACGTTTCTCGGGCCACGGATTACGGCCCCGAGGAGGTCTGCGAGCGCAGCTCCTCCGAAGAGACGCTCAACAATGTTGGGGATGCGGAGACTCCCGGGACCGTCTCCCCCAACCTCCTCCTGGACGGACAGCTGGCGGCCGCGACAGCCGCTCCGGCCAACGGAGGAGGAGCCGTTTCGGCCCGGAGCGTGGCCGGGGTGCTGCCCAGCACCGTGTCGCCGGCCTCCACCTCAGTCCCCTCCTCAGGGGCCCCCGGCGCTCCCCCGGTCACGGGCCCGTCCGCCACGCCAGGAGCTGCCGCCTCATCACAGCCCCCCACCACTTGTAGTTCGCGTTTTCGCGTGATCAAGCTGGACCACGGCAGCGGGGAGCCTTACAGACGCGGCCGATGGACGTGCATGGAATACTATGAGCGGGATTCCGATAGCAGCGTCCTGACCCGGTCCGGGGATTGCATTAGGCACAGCAATACTTTTGACCAGACTGCGGAGCGGGACAGCGGCCTGGGCGCCACCGGAGGgtcggtggtggtggtggtggcctcCATGCCGGGCGCGCACGGGCCCGACTCGGGAACTGACAGCTCCTTGACTGCTGTGTCACAGCTACCCCCGTCGGAGAAAATGAGCCaacccgccccggccccgccgcaGAGTTTTGGCGTTGGGCAGCCGCAGCCGCCGCCTCCGCCCGTAGGTGGGGCTGTGGCTCCAAGTTCGGCTTCGTTGCCGCTGTTCCCGGGAGCCGCGGCCGTGCCGCCGCAGAGGTTGGCAGCCCCGCCGCCCAGCCAGGCCCAGGGCGCCGGGCCCCCGGGGCCCAACGGACAGGGCCTGCCGCTGACGAATGTAACCCTGGCGCAGCCCGGCCTGGCCGTGGGCGCTGCCACCGCGCCCCCGCCCCAGCAGTTCGCGTATCCTCAGCCTCCGATGCCGCCGGGCCATCTGCTGCCTGTCCCGCCCGCCGGCCAGAGTGAGTACCTGCAGCCGCACGTGGCCGGCCTGCAGCCGCCCAGCCCTGCGCAGCCCTCTTCCGCGGGCGCAGCAGCGGGTCTCCCCGCGGGCACCGGCCAGAACGCCGCCTCCGCTGGCGCGCAGATGATGGGTGCGCCCTCCTTGCCCGGAGAAGCGGTGGCCCCTGGGCCGGGCCCCGCGCCCGGTCAGCCGGCCGGAGTGCCCCCGGCTGCAGTGGGAGGCACGGCGCCGTCGGGCCTGGTTCCCGCTGGGGTCGGGCAGCCGCAGGCCGCGCCTCCGCCGCAGATGGGTGGCAGCGGCGCGCCGTCGGTCGTGCCCGGCGGCCCTCTCGCCGTGGTGCCCGGAGTTGCCAACGTGCCTGCAGCCGCGCCCGCTCCCAGCGTGCCTAGTGTGTCGACCACTTCTGTTACTATGCCAAATGTCCCCGCGCCCCTGGGCCAGGCGCCGCAGCTTTGCAGCCAGCCTCCGGTCAGCAGGAGCGGCAGCAGCATCCAGCACGTGGGGCTGCCCTTAGCGCCCGGCACAGCCAGTGCCCCGACGAGTCTACCGCAGTCTGACCTGAGCCAGTTTCAGACTCAGACCCAGCCTTTAGTCGGGCAAGTTGACGATACTAGAAGAAAATCAGAACCCCTACCTCAACCACCACTTTCTCTCATTGCTGAAAATAAGCCTGTTGTGAAGCCTCCTGTTGCAGATGCCCTGGCAAACCCCCTTCAGTTAACACCTATGAACAGTCTCGCCACCTCTGTATTCAGCATAGCTATTCCTGTTGATGGTGATGAAGACAG
- the LOC122445050 gene encoding uncharacterized protein LOC122445050 produces MSTVSGGNLLRGRGKPARSSPIQGEPPPRAGGGGGLGLPLAAPESEGRRPAGRLATARRLCEVAAVASSILPRCARFAGPGETEIQTAEAAAAAPSPRPRWG; encoded by the coding sequence ATGTCGACTGTCTCAGGCGGAAACCTGCTCCGGGGGAGGGGAAAGCCGGCTCGGTCCTCCCCTATACAGGGGGAGCCACCCCCGCGGGCGGGCGGTGGCGGCGGTCTCGGCCTTCCCCTCGCGGCTCCTGAGAGTGAGGGGCGGCGGCCGGCAGGCCGGCTAGCGACGGCGCGCCGGCTGTGTGAGGTAGCTGCGGTGGCTTCTTCGATTCTTCCTCGGTGCGCCCGGTTCGCAGGCCCTGGAGAAACTGAAATTCAAACTGCTGAAGCGGCGGCTGCAGCTCCCTCCCCTCGGCCAAGATGGGGCTGA